The Malus domestica chromosome 13, GDT2T_hap1 genome includes a window with the following:
- the LOC103423750 gene encoding uncharacterized protein — MEDHTPTNKKRVRDNSDDSVHDSAEVKRLREDLLGFLDDSDADPTTQDLDSVMKSFEEEIAAATTSCQSSPRPASETLLAPVPVVDLTSESGESKPDLGYLLEASDDELGLPPPENFKEEAAKGGESELVRVPSDSSVADELWQFDDPPPSTLDGLFGNDDVYFDSADYGEFSWRFETLPAQ, encoded by the coding sequence ATGGAGGACCACACCCCAACTAACAAGAAGCGGGTCCGAGACAACTCGGACGACTCGGTTCACGACTCGGCCGAGGTGAAGCGACTCAGGGAAGACCTACTGGGTTTCCTTGACGACTCGGACGCCGATCCCACGACTCAGGACCTCGACTCGGTCATGAAAAGCTTCGAGGAAGAGATAGCAGCCGCAACCACTTCTTGCCAGTCGTCGCCGCGTCCGGCATCGGAGACTCTGCTGGCTCCGGTGCCGGTGGTTGATCTGACGTCGGAATCTGGCGAGTCCAAACCCGACCTTGGCTACCTTCTAGAAGCTTCGGACGACGAGCTGGGCCTGCCCCCGCCGGAGAACTTCAAAGAGGAGGCGGCGAAAGGCGGGGAGAGCGAGTTGGTCCGAGTTCCGTCCGACTCGTCCGTAGCCGACGAGTTATGGCAGTTCGACGATCCCCCTCCGAGTACGCTTGACGGGCTGTTCGGAAACGACGATGTGTATTTTGACTCGGCTGATTACGGCGAGTTTTCGTGGCGTTTCGAAACACTGCCGGCGCAGTAG